The Streptomyces sp. NBC_01775 genome includes a region encoding these proteins:
- a CDS encoding septum formation initiator family protein, with amino-acid sequence MAAQQRLARLARLVPAGNSTAARTPFVLLVVLLLGTGLLGLLLLNASLNKGSFKLSRLEKQTEELTDQQQELQQQVDGYSAPAQLEKRARGMGLVPGGNPVFLNPDGTVRGKLDSKQVGP; translated from the coding sequence ATGGCCGCACAGCAGCGCCTCGCGCGCCTGGCCAGGCTGGTGCCCGCCGGGAACTCGACAGCTGCGCGTACCCCCTTCGTCCTGCTGGTGGTCCTGCTGCTCGGCACCGGCCTGCTGGGCCTGCTGCTGCTGAACGCCTCGCTCAACAAGGGATCCTTCAAGCTGAGCAGGCTGGAGAAGCAGACCGAGGAGCTGACGGACCAGCAACAAGAGCTCCAGCAGCAGGTCGACGGCTACTCGGCCCCGGCCCAGCTGGAGAAACGTGCCCGCGGGATGGGTCTGGTGCCCGGCGGCAACCCCGTCTTCCTCAACCCCGACGGCACCGTCCGCGGCAAGCTCGACAGCAAGCAGGTGGGCCCGTGA
- a CDS encoding UDP-N-acetylmuramoyl-tripeptide--D-alanyl-D-alanine ligase codes for MIPLSFAEIAAITGGRQHDITDPEARITGPVVIDSREAGPGTLFAAFDGEHVDGHDFAEGAVASGAVAVLATRPVGVPAIVVDDVTTALGALARHSVHALGTQVIALTGSSGKTSTKDLIAQLLERLGPTVWTPGSLNNEIGLPLTALRADESTRHLVLEMGARGIGHIRYLTELTPPRIGVVLNVGTAHIGEFGGREQIAQAKGEMVETLPAARDGGVAVLNADDPNVRAMAARTSAAVLLFGEDPEADVRAENVRLTEHGTPAFSLHTPTGCGDVTMRLYGEHHVSNALAAAAVAHQLGMPAGDIAEALSSAGTLSRWRMEVTERADGVTVVNDAYNANPDSVRAALRALSTMGEAAKARGGRTWAVLGKMAELGDDTFAEHDAIGRLAVRLNVSKLVAVGGREAAWLDMGAKNEGSWGEESVHVSGAEAAVDLLRGELRAGDVVLVKASRSVGLEKVAAALLDESANSGDGGAAR; via the coding sequence ATGATCCCCCTCTCCTTCGCAGAGATCGCCGCCATCACCGGCGGACGGCAACACGACATAACGGACCCGGAAGCGCGGATCACCGGGCCTGTGGTGATCGACTCCCGGGAGGCAGGCCCCGGCACGCTTTTCGCGGCCTTCGACGGTGAGCACGTCGACGGCCACGACTTCGCCGAGGGCGCCGTCGCCTCCGGCGCTGTCGCCGTGCTCGCCACCCGGCCCGTCGGCGTCCCCGCGATCGTCGTGGACGACGTCACCACCGCCCTCGGCGCCCTCGCCCGCCATTCCGTCCACGCGCTCGGTACCCAGGTCATCGCGCTGACCGGCTCCAGCGGCAAGACGAGCACCAAGGACCTGATCGCCCAGCTCCTGGAGCGGCTGGGGCCGACGGTCTGGACGCCGGGCTCCCTCAACAACGAGATCGGGCTGCCCCTGACCGCGCTGCGCGCGGACGAGAGCACCCGGCACCTCGTGCTGGAGATGGGCGCCCGGGGCATCGGCCACATCCGATACCTCACCGAGCTGACGCCGCCGCGGATCGGCGTGGTGCTGAACGTGGGCACCGCGCACATAGGAGAGTTCGGCGGCCGGGAGCAGATCGCCCAGGCCAAGGGCGAGATGGTGGAGACGCTGCCGGCGGCCCGGGACGGCGGGGTCGCGGTGCTGAACGCCGACGACCCGAACGTCCGCGCCATGGCGGCGCGCACCAGCGCCGCCGTCCTCCTCTTCGGCGAAGATCCCGAAGCGGACGTTCGCGCTGAAAACGTCCGACTCACGGAGCACGGCACCCCCGCTTTCTCCCTTCACACCCCTACCGGGTGCGGTGACGTGACCATGCGGCTGTACGGTGAGCACCACGTGTCGAACGCGCTCGCCGCGGCGGCCGTCGCCCACCAACTCGGCATGCCCGCCGGGGACATCGCCGAGGCGCTCTCCTCAGCCGGCACGCTGTCGCGTTGGCGGATGGAGGTCACCGAGCGCGCCGACGGTGTCACGGTCGTCAATGACGCCTACAACGCCAATCCCGACTCCGTGCGGGCCGCGCTGCGTGCGCTCTCCACCATGGGGGAGGCAGCGAAGGCCAGGGGGGGCCGGACCTGGGCGGTGCTGGGCAAGATGGCCGAGCTGGGCGACGATACGTTCGCCGAGCACGACGCGATCGGGCGGCTCGCCGTCCGGCTCAACGTCAGCAAGCTCGTGGCGGTCGGTGGCCGGGAGGCCGCCTGGCTCGACATGGGCGCCAAGAACGAGGGTTCGTGGGGTGAGGAGTCGGTGCACGTGTCCGGCGCTGAGGCAGCCGTCGACCTGTTGCGCGGGGAACTGCGCGCGGGGGATGTCGTACTGGTGAAGGCTTCCCGTTCGGTCGGCCTGGAGAAGGTGGCTGCCGCTCTCCTTGACGAGAGTGCGAACTCCGGCGACGGGGGCGCCGCCCGATGA
- a CDS encoding UDP-N-acetylmuramoyl-L-alanyl-D-glutamate--2,6-diaminopimelate ligase, with protein MRTITENGYNPQPDQGPPRPSLRDPGAAPGTLTAVPQADQTSPESYPGPPRPERVTPVPLAELARRLDADDPGALLSGAADEASATGITHDSRAVRPGDIYAALPGARLHGADFVAQAQSLGAVAVLTDPGGAERAAATGLPVLTVPDPRGRMGELAAAIYGVPGQDLLQIGITGTSGKTTTAYLIDGGLRKAAEKGLLEDGGGQAGHALTGLIGTVESRIGDERIKSERTTPEATDLQALFAVMRERGVRAVAMEVSSHALVLGRVDGCVFDIAVFNNLSPEHLDFHPDMEDYFQAKRQLFTTARSRAGVVNVDDEYGSRLLTELRDEGFPVTSFSAEGHPDADWRAQDVEIGPLGSTFTAVGPQGQSVPASAPLAGPFNVANALAALTALVAAGIDPYTAAEGIGAVPGVPGRLERVDADQDYLAIVDYAHKPDAVESVLYAIRKVTEGQVHAVLGCGGDRDPHKRLAMGAALARLADTAILTSDNPRSEDPLAILATMLAGAAEVPAYERGTVLVEEDRAAAIAAAVAHAQPGDSLLVLGKGHEQGQDIAGVVRPFDDKDVLRRAIQERTAHRAALVPSAPHDRTSAAAEKAGTAETPDRTDNQNR; from the coding sequence GTGAGAACGATCACTGAGAACGGGTACAACCCTCAGCCGGATCAGGGCCCGCCGCGCCCCTCGCTTCGCGACCCGGGCGCCGCGCCCGGTACGCTCACCGCCGTGCCACAAGCTGATCAGACCTCCCCCGAGTCCTACCCTGGGCCGCCCCGCCCCGAGCGGGTCACGCCCGTCCCGCTCGCGGAGCTGGCCCGACGGCTGGATGCCGACGACCCCGGCGCCCTGCTGAGCGGTGCCGCTGACGAGGCGTCCGCCACCGGCATCACCCACGACTCCCGCGCGGTGCGCCCCGGCGACATCTACGCGGCGCTGCCGGGGGCCCGGCTGCACGGCGCGGACTTCGTGGCGCAGGCCCAGAGCCTGGGCGCCGTCGCCGTCCTCACCGACCCGGGCGGCGCCGAGCGCGCCGCCGCCACGGGCCTGCCGGTGCTGACGGTGCCCGACCCGCGCGGCCGGATGGGCGAACTCGCCGCGGCGATCTACGGGGTGCCCGGCCAGGATCTGCTCCAGATCGGCATCACCGGTACCTCCGGCAAGACCACGACCGCCTACCTCATCGACGGCGGGCTGCGGAAGGCGGCGGAGAAGGGGCTGCTGGAGGATGGCGGCGGGCAGGCGGGCCACGCGCTGACCGGGCTGATCGGCACTGTCGAGTCCCGGATCGGCGACGAGCGCATCAAGTCCGAGCGCACCACCCCCGAAGCCACCGACCTCCAGGCGCTGTTCGCGGTGATGCGCGAGCGCGGCGTCCGCGCGGTCGCCATGGAGGTCTCCAGCCACGCACTGGTCCTCGGCCGGGTCGACGGCTGCGTCTTCGACATCGCGGTGTTCAACAACCTCAGCCCCGAACACCTCGACTTCCACCCGGACATGGAGGACTACTTCCAGGCCAAGCGGCAGCTGTTCACCACGGCACGCTCCCGCGCCGGAGTGGTCAACGTCGACGACGAGTACGGCTCCCGGCTGCTGACCGAGCTGAGGGACGAAGGCTTCCCCGTCACCTCCTTCTCCGCCGAGGGCCACCCCGACGCCGACTGGCGCGCCCAGGACGTGGAGATCGGCCCGCTCGGCTCGACCTTCACCGCCGTGGGGCCCCAGGGCCAGTCCGTGCCCGCGAGCGCGCCCCTGGCCGGGCCGTTCAACGTGGCCAACGCGCTCGCCGCGCTGACCGCGCTGGTCGCCGCCGGGATCGACCCGTACACCGCCGCTGAGGGCATCGGCGCCGTGCCCGGCGTCCCCGGGCGCCTGGAGCGGGTGGACGCGGACCAGGACTACCTCGCGATCGTGGACTACGCACACAAACCCGACGCCGTGGAGTCCGTCCTCTACGCGATCCGCAAGGTCACCGAGGGCCAGGTGCACGCGGTGCTCGGCTGCGGCGGCGACCGCGATCCGCACAAGCGCCTCGCCATGGGCGCGGCCCTCGCCCGCCTCGCCGACACGGCGATCCTCACCTCCGACAACCCCCGCTCCGAGGACCCCCTCGCGATCCTCGCCACGATGCTCGCCGGGGCCGCCGAGGTTCCCGCCTACGAGCGCGGCACCGTGCTGGTCGAGGAGGACAGGGCAGCCGCCATCGCCGCGGCCGTGGCCCACGCCCAGCCGGGCGACTCCCTCCTGGTGCTGGGCAAGGGCCACGAGCAGGGCCAGGACATCGCGGGCGTGGTCCGCCCCTTCGACGACAAGGACGTGCTGCGCAGGGCCATCCAGGAGCGCACGGCACACCGTGCCGCCCTCGTACCCTCCGCACCGCACGACCGCACCTCCGCCGCGGCCGAGAAGGCCGGGACAGCCGAGACACCAGACCGGACAGACAACCAAAATCGATGA
- the murD gene encoding UDP-N-acetylmuramoyl-L-alanine--D-glutamate ligase — MPAAKALHGLGARVTAVNGGDGEGPRRQAAELEALGITVRLGDDRTLPPGTDLIVTTPGFKPDSPLFQAAAEAGVPVWGDVELAWRLRGPESPPWLAVTGTNGKTTTVQMLASILRAAGLRTAAVGNIGVSLIDVVLEQEPYTGLDVLAVELSSYQLHWAPSLRPHSAAVLNLAPDHLDWHGSMEAYAADKGRIYEGNQVACVYNADDAPSDESAGPRTEDLVRAADVVEGARAIGFTLGAPAPSQLGVVDGVLVDRAFVPARHQQAQELAETGDVRPAAPHNIANALAAAALARAFGVQATAVRDGLRAFTPDAHRITHVADTGGVAWVDDSKATNTHAAEASLAAYDPIVWIAGGLAKGASFDELVAASAPRLRGVVLMGADRHLIREALARHAPDVPVTDLDRTDTGAMAEAVRAAKSLARPGDTVLLAPACASMDMFVNYNARGDAFAEAVRALASAEGHSEE; from the coding sequence ATGCCGGCGGCCAAGGCGCTGCACGGCCTCGGCGCCCGCGTCACAGCGGTCAACGGCGGTGACGGAGAGGGCCCGCGCCGCCAGGCCGCCGAGCTGGAGGCCCTGGGGATCACGGTACGGCTCGGAGACGACCGCACCCTGCCTCCGGGCACGGATCTGATCGTCACCACGCCCGGCTTCAAGCCCGACAGCCCGCTGTTCCAGGCGGCGGCCGAGGCCGGCGTGCCCGTGTGGGGCGATGTCGAGCTGGCGTGGCGGCTGCGCGGCCCCGAGAGCCCGCCCTGGCTCGCGGTGACCGGCACCAACGGCAAGACCACCACCGTCCAGATGCTCGCCAGCATCCTGCGCGCGGCCGGACTGCGCACGGCGGCCGTCGGCAACATCGGCGTCTCCCTCATCGACGTCGTCCTGGAGCAGGAGCCCTACACCGGGCTCGACGTGCTGGCAGTCGAGCTGTCCAGCTACCAGCTCCACTGGGCGCCCAGCCTGCGCCCGCACTCCGCCGCCGTACTCAACCTCGCCCCCGACCACCTCGACTGGCACGGCTCGATGGAGGCGTACGCCGCCGACAAGGGCCGGATCTACGAGGGCAACCAGGTCGCCTGCGTCTACAACGCCGACGACGCCCCCTCCGACGAGAGTGCCGGCCCCCGGACCGAGGACCTCGTGCGCGCCGCCGACGTCGTCGAGGGCGCCCGCGCCATCGGCTTCACCCTCGGCGCCCCCGCTCCCTCCCAACTGGGCGTGGTGGACGGCGTCCTGGTCGACCGCGCTTTCGTGCCCGCCCGGCACCAGCAGGCCCAGGAGCTGGCCGAGACCGGTGACGTACGCCCGGCGGCCCCGCACAACATCGCCAACGCCCTGGCGGCGGCGGCCCTGGCCCGCGCCTTCGGCGTCCAGGCCACCGCCGTACGCGACGGGCTGCGGGCCTTCACCCCGGACGCCCACCGCATCACCCACGTCGCCGACACCGGCGGCGTCGCGTGGGTGGACGACTCCAAGGCCACCAACACCCACGCGGCCGAAGCCTCCCTCGCCGCCTACGACCCGATCGTGTGGATCGCGGGCGGCCTCGCCAAGGGCGCGTCCTTCGACGAGCTGGTCGCCGCCTCGGCGCCCCGGCTGCGCGGCGTCGTGCTGATGGGCGCCGACCGGCACCTGATCAGGGAAGCGCTGGCGCGACACGCCCCTGATGTGCCGGTCACCGACCTGGACCGCACCGACACTGGGGCGATGGCGGAGGCCGTCCGCGCGGCGAAGTCCCTGGCGCGTCCGGGCGATACCGTACTGCTTGCCCCCGCGTGCGCCTCCATGGACATGTTCGTCAACTACAACGCGCGGGGTGACGCGTTCGCCGAGGCGGTCAGAGCACTCGCGTCCGCCGAAGGCCACAGCGAGGAGTAG
- a CDS encoding peptidoglycan D,D-transpeptidase FtsI family protein yields MPTGRGQAQGGGGGRGQEAGRSRDPRRVPRPARPGPSRAPRGPGPSRTGGPRPPQGGGGAPLRLANPRPRLRLVAVGLTLVILAFTVRLLQVQAVDADAYAEKAAVNRYMTVPLAAERGTIAARDGSALAATVDAYDITADPYLFTSKQTKIKDAPEQAAKILAPLIGKKRSEVAEKLSRRDTRYVLLARQQTPKTWRQIKKLKAKLAEKAAADPQGGKPNVLAGIYQEKHAKRVYPNKELASSVLGFVNSEGKGGAGVEALLNKDLSGEDGKITYAQSGGRQVPTAGVREQAARPGSDIELTLDRDIQWSAQQTITEQINKSHADSGYVIVQDTRTGQLLGMASAPGFDPNDISRSKVDSFGNAALQDAYEPGSTSKLMSMAAVLEEKKATPGTAVTVPNRLKRADRSFADDVDHPTWHLTLNGVLAKSSNIGTILATEQLGRTQREANKVLHGYMHDFGIGRPTGLGFPGETDGLLEKPGKWGSSQQYTIPFGQGLSLNAVQAASIYSTIANGGERIAPTLVRGTTGPDGRYTAAKRPDKRRVVSEKTAKTLSRMLESVVDDMEGTGTTARIPGYRVAGKTGTANRVDPKTGRYHGYTSSFAGFAPADKPRLTVYCAVQNPKKGSYFGSDVCGPVYKKVMKFALKTLQIPPTGAGPARLPVLAGHKRNG; encoded by the coding sequence CTGCCCACCGGGCGCGGCCAGGCCCAGGGAGGCGGGGGAGGGCGCGGCCAGGAGGCCGGGCGCTCCCGCGACCCGCGCCGGGTACCCCGCCCCGCCAGGCCCGGACCCTCCCGCGCACCCCGCGGTCCGGGACCCTCCCGCACCGGCGGCCCCAGGCCCCCGCAGGGCGGTGGCGGTGCCCCGCTGCGGCTGGCCAACCCGCGCCCCCGGCTGCGGCTGGTCGCGGTCGGGCTCACGCTCGTCATACTGGCCTTCACGGTGCGGCTGCTCCAGGTGCAGGCGGTCGATGCCGACGCGTACGCCGAGAAGGCCGCCGTCAACCGCTACATGACCGTCCCGCTGGCCGCCGAGCGCGGCACCATCGCGGCGCGCGACGGCTCGGCGCTGGCGGCCACGGTCGACGCCTACGACATCACGGCCGACCCCTATCTCTTCACCTCGAAGCAGACCAAGATCAAGGACGCCCCGGAGCAGGCGGCGAAGATCCTCGCGCCGCTCATCGGGAAGAAGCGCTCCGAGGTGGCCGAAAAGCTCTCCCGACGCGACACCCGCTATGTGCTGCTCGCCCGCCAGCAGACCCCCAAGACCTGGCGCCAGATCAAGAAGCTCAAGGCCAAGCTGGCCGAGAAGGCAGCCGCCGACCCCCAGGGCGGGAAGCCCAACGTGCTCGCGGGCATCTACCAGGAGAAGCACGCCAAGCGCGTCTACCCGAACAAGGAGCTGGCCTCCTCCGTCCTCGGCTTCGTCAACTCCGAGGGCAAGGGCGGAGCCGGCGTCGAGGCCCTGCTCAACAAGGATCTCTCGGGCGAGGACGGCAAAATCACCTACGCCCAGTCGGGCGGCCGTCAGGTCCCCACGGCGGGCGTGCGCGAACAGGCGGCCAGGCCGGGCTCCGACATAGAGCTGACGCTCGACCGGGACATCCAGTGGTCGGCCCAGCAGACGATCACCGAGCAGATCAACAAGTCCCACGCCGACAGCGGCTACGTCATCGTCCAGGACACCAGGACCGGGCAGCTGCTCGGCATGGCCAGTGCGCCCGGCTTCGACCCGAACGACATCTCCCGCTCGAAGGTGGACTCCTTCGGCAACGCGGCGCTCCAGGACGCCTACGAGCCCGGCTCCACCAGCAAGCTCATGTCCATGGCCGCTGTGCTGGAGGAGAAGAAGGCAACCCCCGGCACCGCCGTGACCGTGCCCAACCGGCTCAAGCGCGCCGACCGCTCCTTCGCCGACGACGTCGACCACCCCACCTGGCACCTCACGCTCAACGGCGTGCTGGCCAAGTCCAGCAACATCGGCACCATCCTCGCCACCGAGCAGCTCGGCCGCACCCAGCGCGAGGCCAACAAAGTGCTCCACGGCTACATGCACGACTTCGGCATCGGCAGGCCCACCGGACTCGGCTTCCCCGGTGAGACCGACGGCCTGCTGGAGAAGCCCGGCAAGTGGGGCTCCTCCCAGCAGTACACGATCCCCTTCGGCCAGGGCCTGTCCCTCAACGCCGTACAGGCCGCCTCCATCTACTCCACCATCGCCAACGGCGGCGAACGGATCGCTCCCACGCTCGTACGCGGCACCACCGGGCCCGACGGCCGCTACACCGCGGCCAAACGGCCCGACAAGCGCCGGGTGGTGAGCGAGAAGACCGCCAAGACCCTCTCGCGGATGCTGGAGTCGGTCGTGGACGACATGGAGGGCACCGGTACCACCGCCAGGATCCCCGGCTACCGCGTCGCGGGGAAGACGGGTACGGCCAACCGGGTGGACCCGAAGACCGGCCGCTACCACGGCTACACCTCCTCCTTCGCCGGGTTCGCGCCCGCCGACAAGCCCAGACTCACCGTCTACTGCGCCGTCCAGAACCCGAAGAAGGGCAGCTACTTCGGCAGCGACGTGTGCGGCCCGGTCTACAAGAAGGTCATGAAGTTCGCCCTCAAGACCCTCCAGATCCCGCCGACCGGGGCCGGCCCTGCACGGCTCCCGGTGCTCGCGGGGCACAAGCGGAACGGCTGA
- the mraY gene encoding phospho-N-acetylmuramoyl-pentapeptide-transferase, with protein sequence MRQILISGVIGLFLSLIGTPLLIKLLASRGYGQFIRDDGPQNHHSKRGTPTMGGIAFILATLLAYVLTKLITGEPPSFSGVLVLFLFAGMGLVGFLDDYIKIVKQRSLGLRAKAKMSGQLIVGIAFAVLALSFEDARKLTPASSKLSFTQDFGWALPPVIFVVWALFMILAMSNGVNLTDGLDGLATGASVMVFGAYVFICVWEYQESCAHIATAGPGCYEVRDPLDLAVVAAALMGACFGFLWWNTSPAKIFMGDTGSLALGGALAGLAICSRTELLLAILGGLFVLITMSVVIQVGSFRLTGKRVFKMAPLQHHFELKGWSEVLVVVRFWIIQGMCAIVGVGIFYAGWAASN encoded by the coding sequence ATGAGGCAGATCCTTATCTCCGGGGTCATCGGACTGTTCCTGTCCCTGATCGGGACCCCGCTGCTGATCAAGCTGCTGGCGTCCAGGGGCTACGGCCAGTTCATCCGCGACGACGGCCCGCAGAACCACCACAGCAAGCGCGGCACCCCCACCATGGGCGGTATCGCCTTCATCCTGGCGACCCTGCTCGCCTATGTGCTCACCAAGCTGATCACGGGTGAGCCGCCCTCCTTCTCCGGCGTCCTGGTGCTCTTCCTGTTCGCCGGCATGGGCCTGGTCGGCTTCCTGGACGACTACATCAAGATCGTCAAGCAGCGCAGCCTCGGCCTGCGCGCCAAGGCGAAGATGTCGGGCCAGCTCATCGTCGGCATCGCCTTCGCGGTCCTCGCGCTCAGCTTCGAGGACGCGCGCAAGCTGACCCCGGCCTCCAGCAAGCTCTCCTTCACCCAGGACTTCGGCTGGGCACTGCCGCCGGTCATCTTCGTGGTCTGGGCGCTGTTCATGATCCTGGCGATGTCCAACGGCGTGAACCTGACGGACGGTCTGGACGGGCTGGCCACCGGCGCCTCGGTGATGGTCTTCGGCGCCTACGTCTTCATCTGCGTGTGGGAGTACCAGGAATCCTGCGCCCACATCGCCACCGCGGGCCCCGGATGCTACGAGGTACGAGATCCACTCGACCTCGCCGTCGTCGCGGCGGCCTTGATGGGCGCCTGTTTCGGCTTCCTGTGGTGGAACACGTCGCCCGCCAAGATCTTCATGGGTGACACCGGCTCCCTCGCCCTGGGCGGCGCGCTCGCGGGTCTGGCGATCTGCTCGCGCACCGAGCTGCTGCTGGCCATCCTCGGCGGCCTCTTCGTCCTGATCACCATGTCCGTCGTCATCCAGGTCGGCTCCTTCCGGCTCACCGGTAAGCGCGTCTTCAAGATGGCGCCGCTCCAGCACCACTTCGAACTCAAGGGGTGGTCGGAAGTCCTTGTGGTGGTCCGCTTCTGGATCATCCAGGGCATGTGCGCCATCGTCGGCGTCGGCATCTTCTACGCGGGCTGGGCGGCGAGCAATTGA
- the ftsW gene encoding putative lipid II flippase FtsW, whose protein sequence is MTARSAKPPTARRASGRPAPVRPPRRLGTPRGPSGPQRLFERAKRTWDRPLTAYYLILGGSLLITVLGLVMVFSASQIQALQSGLASTYFFRKQLVAALLGTVLLFAAMRMPVRLHRALAYPLLIASVFLMCLVQVPGIGQEVNGNQNWIYLGGPFQLQPSEFAKLALVLWGADLLARKGEKKMLTQWKHMLVPLVPMALLLLGLIMLGGDMGTAIILTAVLFGLLWLAGAPTRLFAGVLAVALTVGAFLITSNPNRMSRLACIGATDPGADDQCWQAVHGIYALASGGWFGSGLGASVEKWGQLPEPHTDFIFAVTGEELGLAGTLSVLTLFAALGYAGIRVAGRTEDPFVRYAAGGVTTWITAQAVINVGAVLGLLPIAGVPLPLFSYGGSALLPTMFAVGLLIAFARSDPAARAALAVRQPALRQRTSGGGPAGVLRIPGGAPRRKREKTMRRRASRPPSGER, encoded by the coding sequence ATGACGGCGCGATCCGCCAAACCGCCCACGGCACGGCGCGCGAGCGGCCGGCCCGCGCCCGTGCGTCCGCCCCGGCGCCTCGGTACGCCTCGGGGCCCCTCCGGACCGCAGCGGCTCTTCGAGCGCGCCAAGCGCACCTGGGACCGGCCGCTGACGGCCTACTACCTGATTCTCGGCGGCAGCCTGCTCATCACCGTGCTCGGCCTCGTGATGGTCTTCTCCGCCTCCCAGATCCAGGCCCTCCAGTCGGGCCTGGCCTCCACCTACTTCTTCCGCAAACAGCTGGTGGCCGCCCTCCTGGGCACCGTCTTGCTGTTCGCCGCCATGCGGATGCCCGTACGGCTGCACCGGGCGCTTGCCTATCCGCTGCTGATCGCCTCCGTCTTCCTGATGTGCCTCGTCCAGGTCCCCGGCATAGGGCAGGAGGTGAACGGCAACCAGAACTGGATCTATCTGGGCGGCCCCTTCCAGCTCCAGCCCAGCGAGTTCGCCAAGCTCGCGCTCGTCCTGTGGGGCGCCGACCTGCTCGCCCGCAAGGGCGAGAAGAAGATGCTCACGCAGTGGAAGCACATGCTGGTGCCGCTGGTGCCCATGGCGCTGCTGCTGCTCGGGCTGATCATGCTGGGCGGCGACATGGGCACCGCCATCATCCTCACGGCCGTCCTGTTCGGACTGCTGTGGCTGGCGGGCGCTCCCACCCGGCTGTTCGCCGGCGTGCTCGCGGTAGCGCTGACCGTGGGTGCGTTTCTCATCACATCCAACCCGAACCGGATGTCCCGGCTCGCCTGCATCGGCGCCACCGACCCCGGCGCGGACGACCAGTGCTGGCAGGCCGTGCACGGCATCTATGCGCTGGCCTCGGGGGGCTGGTTCGGTTCCGGGCTCGGTGCGAGTGTGGAAAAATGGGGTCAACTTCCTGAACCGCACACCGACTTCATCTTCGCCGTGACCGGGGAGGAACTCGGTCTGGCGGGGACACTGTCGGTGCTCACTCTCTTCGCGGCTCTAGGCTATGCGGGTATCCGCGTGGCCGGACGCACGGAGGACCCCTTCGTGAGGTATGCCGCGGGAGGCGTGACCACCTGGATCACTGCCCAGGCAGTGATCAACGTAGGTGCGGTGCTCGGTCTGCTGCCGATCGCCGGTGTCCCGCTCCCGCTGTTCTCCTACGGGGGATCCGCCCTGCTGCCGACGATGTTCGCCGTCGGACTGCTGATCGCTTTCGCGCGCAGCGACCCGGCGGCGCGCGCTGCCCTGGCCGTGCGGCAGCCCGCCTTGCGGCAGCGCACGTCAGGGGGAGGGCCGGCAGGGGTGCTGCGAATCCCGGGGGGCGCTCCCCGCCGGAAGAGAGAGAAGACGATGAGACGGCGCGCTTCACGGCCGCCGTCCGGAGAGCGGTGA